A window of Syntrophales bacterium genomic DNA:
CCAGAGAGTTTGTGAATAATAAGGGGTTCGCCGATAATGCTCCCCGCCGTCCTTCTCGGATTAAGGGAGGCATAGGGATCCTGGAAGATAACCTGCACTTTTCGGCGAAAGTTTTTCAACAATTCGCCTGAATAGTCAAGGATGTTTTCGCCATGAAAGAAAATTTCTCCCCCCGTCGGTTCCTCAAGCCTCATGATCAGACGCCCCAGGGTGGATTTCCCGCAACCGCTTTCCCCGACAAGTCCCAGCGTCTCCCCTCCGTAGATTTTCAGATGGAGGCCATCCACAGCCCTGACCACACTACGCCGACCAGACAGAAATCCTCCTGAGATGGTAAAATATTTCTTTAGTCCCCTGATATCCAACAAAAGATCATTCACCGTCCAATCGCCTCTTGCTTCGGCTATGCATATTTCCAGCACCGTACCGGGTGACCGGGCGTTTTTTCCTTCAGCTCCGGCTCCTCCTCTGAACAGATCGTCATCGCATAAGAACACCGATCGAGAAAGCGACATCCCCGGAAAAGGTTATGCAGATTGGGAACAACGCCGGGTATCACCTTCAGATAGCTGTCCCGCCCCACAATTCCGTCCATCTTCGGTATGGCTTCCAGCAGGCCGACGGTATAGGGATGCAAGGGTGTGGAAAAAATATCTCCCACAGGGCCGTATTCAACAACCTTACCGGCATACATCACAACTACAAACCGGGCCGTTTCGGCAATTACCCCGAGATCATGTGTGATCATCACCACCGAGGCGCCGACCTGGTCTTTCAGGTCGCCTATCAGGTCAATGATCTGGGCCTGTATGGTCACATCGAGGGCGGTCGTCGGCTCATCGGCCAGCATCAACCGGGGATTGCAGGCCAGGGCAATGGCGATCATCACCCTCTGACGCATCCCTCCGCTCATCTGGTGAGGGTAATCACTGATACGTCTTTCAGGAGAAGGTATGCCTACAAGCCGAAGCATCCCGACGGCGCGCTCCAGGGCATCCTTTTTTGAGAGACCCTGGTGCAGTCTCATCGCCTCAGCAATCTGTTCCCCTACCCTGAAGACGGGGTTCAGAGAGGTCATGGGCTCCTGAAATATCATGGAGATATCCTTGCCCCGCACCCTCTGCATCTCTTTCTCTCTAAGACGTAAGAGATCAAGTCCGTCAAACAGGACACTCCCGGAGACAATCCGGCCCGGTGGTGTCGTTACCAGTCGCATGATGGAAAGGGCCAGCACGGTCTTGCCACAACCCGACTCCCCAACAACACCCAGCGTATCGCCTTCATTAACGACAAGGTCCACACCGTCAACAGCCCGGACGATACCACTCTGTGTCGCAAAGTGGGTACTGAGATTTTTTACTTCAAGAATTGGCCGCATGCCAGTCCCTCAGAAACTGGACGAACAGACGGACACCAACCCCCGAGGCGCCCTTAGGGATATAAGGTCTGTCTTTTTCCAACCACGCCGGGCCCGCAATGTCCAGATGCACCCAGGGATAGTCCCCCACGAACTTGCTGAGGAAAGCAGCGGCCGTGATGGCCCCTCCCGCTCTTCCCCCGGAATTTTTGTAATCCGCCACATCACTTTTAATCAACTCATGATAATCATCCCAGAGCGGCATCTCCCATACCCTTTCGCCGGTAGCTTCTGCGGCGGCCCTGATCTTTCCCTTCAGGCGATCATCGGTTCCCATCATCCCGCTAACATGATCACCGAGGGCAACAACACAGGCGCCGGTCAATGTAGCGATGTCAATGACGGCAGCCGGCTTGTACTTTCCGGCATAGGTAAGAGCATCGGCCAGAATCAATCGTCCCTCTGCATCGGTACTGAGGACCTCTATGGTTTTACCGGACATTGTCCTCAGGATGTCCCCCGGCTTATAGGCCCTGCCTCCAGGGAGGTTCTCTGTTGCCGGTATCAGGCCGACAACGTTGACCGGGAGGTTCATATCAGACACAGCCATGATGGCGCCCATCACCGCTGCGCCACCCGCCATATCCGATTTCATCTCCTCCATCTTTTCCGAAGGTTTTATGGAGATGCCGCCGCTGTCAAAGGTCAGCCCCTTGCCAACCAGGGCAATGACGGGGTCAGCCTCTCTCCCGCCACGGTATTCGAGAATAACAAATCTGGCCGGCTCGTCAGACCCCCTGGCTACGGCGAGCAGGGCGTTCATTCCCAGCTCTTTCATTTTAGGAACATCAAGGACCTCGACTTTGACATTCTTTCTCGTCAGGGCAAGCTCCTCTGCCTTACGGGCCATATCGTTCGGTGTCATTTCATTCCCCGGTGTAGATACGAGATCTCTCGTAAAATAGACTGCTCGGGAGATGGTCTCTGCCGCTCCCGCCGCCGACCTGATCACCTCACATGCATCTTCACGATCCTCAACAATTACAAACTCCTCTATTTCCCTGATCTTATCCCGCTCCACGGTCTTGAAGGATGCGAACTGGTACAGGCCAAGGAAAACCCCTTCCACGGCGGCCTCGGTCACCCTGTCGAGAGGCTGGCCGATGGCCGTCAAATCCCCCAGATCCATGGACGTGGCAAACCCTTTCAGATTCAATTCCCTTACCTGCTTAGCCGCCTTTGAAAAAGCGCCCCTCAGTTTTTCCAGGTTAAAATCTGCCTTCTTGCCCAGACCGGCCAGGACAATTCTTCTGGCCGGGGTAAGCCCCTTCGTATATATCACCGCGATCTGAAAGAGCTTTCCCTCAAAATCACCTCCTGCGATTACATCACTGATCAGCCCGCCGGAGGACTTATCCAGGAGCTCCGCCGCACCTCCGAGCTCCTCCTCCTCGAAATGGAAAACGACTGACGCCTCGGAAGTAAATTCCGCAAGATTTGCCTTTTTTACAAAAACTTTCATCTTCGCCTCCTT
This region includes:
- a CDS encoding ABC transporter ATP-binding protein, which translates into the protein MRPILEVKNLSTHFATQSGIVRAVDGVDLVVNEGDTLGVVGESGCGKTVLALSIMRLVTTPPGRIVSGSVLFDGLDLLRLREKEMQRVRGKDISMIFQEPMTSLNPVFRVGEQIAEAMRLHQGLSKKDALERAVGMLRLVGIPSPERRISDYPHQMSGGMRQRVMIAIALACNPRLMLADEPTTALDVTIQAQIIDLIGDLKDQVGASVVMITHDLGVIAETARFVVVMYAGKVVEYGPVGDIFSTPLHPYTVGLLEAIPKMDGIVGRDSYLKVIPGVVPNLHNLFRGCRFLDRCSYAMTICSEEEPELKEKTPGHPVRCWKYA
- a CDS encoding leucyl aminopeptidase; this encodes MKVFVKKANLAEFTSEASVVFHFEEEELGGAAELLDKSSGGLISDVIAGGDFEGKLFQIAVIYTKGLTPARRIVLAGLGKKADFNLEKLRGAFSKAAKQVRELNLKGFATSMDLGDLTAIGQPLDRVTEAAVEGVFLGLYQFASFKTVERDKIREIEEFVIVEDREDACEVIRSAAGAAETISRAVYFTRDLVSTPGNEMTPNDMARKAEELALTRKNVKVEVLDVPKMKELGMNALLAVARGSDEPARFVILEYRGGREADPVIALVGKGLTFDSGGISIKPSEKMEEMKSDMAGGAAVMGAIMAVSDMNLPVNVVGLIPATENLPGGRAYKPGDILRTMSGKTIEVLSTDAEGRLILADALTYAGKYKPAAVIDIATLTGACVVALGDHVSGMMGTDDRLKGKIRAAAEATGERVWEMPLWDDYHELIKSDVADYKNSGGRAGGAITAAAFLSKFVGDYPWVHLDIAGPAWLEKDRPYIPKGASGVGVRLFVQFLRDWHAANS